DNA from Agathobaculum sp. NTUH-O15-33:
CGTTTCCGCTGCGGCGGTTTGCATAAAAAAACCGGCCCAATAGGCCGGTCTTGCATGTGCGCTGTGCGGGGAACGTGCTTACAGCAGCTCCTGTGAAATGATGAAGCTGTCCGTATAAAGCTTGTCCTTTTTCGGCGGCATACCGCGGCGCAGCAGGTTATATAGCGTGATCACGGCTTTGTACGCCTTTTGGGTAAAGGTTTGCCCGATGATAAAGTCGATCTGCCCGTTTTGCAGATATTTTTTCGCCGCCGGCGTCAGATCGTTGCAAATAATGCGCACCGGATGCCCGGCCTGCGCCTTACGCACCCCATCGACACAGCCGGAAACGCTTTCATTCGCCATATAAATGTACTTCAGGCGCGGCCTTTCCCTCAGCGCGCTGCATACGGTGGCGCTGGTCGCATCAAACCGCTCGTAGCACTCCGCGATGGTGTAGCAATCGGGCGAAAAGCCCTGCGATTGCAGGTAACGCACAAAGCCGTCGACGCGGGCCTTGCCCGTTTCAAAGTCCATGCGCCCCGTAACGATGAGCACCTCGTCGTTCGGCCGCATAAAGCGCGCCATCAGCCCGGCCGCGATCGCGCCCGATCGGTACAGGTCCTGCCCGATATAGCACACGCGCTTGGAATTGGGCACATCCGAATCATAGGTGACGACCGCGATGCCGCGGGCCGCGAGCTCGTCTATTTTCATCTCGATCACCGAGGATTGCGCCGCGCTCAGCACAATGCCGTTCACGCCCTGCCCGGCCAGCCGGTCCAGCAGCGCGATATACTCATCCGGCGAGCGCGAGGTCATCTCGTACGTCAGTACGCGCAGCGCGCTGTCGTTGATGGCGTGCTCGGCGTCGTTGATGCCCGCGTAGGTCTGCCGCGCAAAGTAGCTGTCATGCCACTTGGGCAGCAATACCGCGATCGTCACGATTGAGGACGAAACGGGCTCCCTTCCGGTTCCGCCGACCGAATAGCCGCTTTCCCGCAATACCGACTCTACCTTTGCCCGGGTCTCGGGCAGCACATGCGGCCTGCCGTGTAAAACACGGTCCACCGTGCCGCGGGAAACGCCGCACGTCCGCGCAATATCGCTGATTGTCCGCTTCACAGCTGTTCACCCGTGCGCTGCAGCATTTGCTGCGTGTAGATCGCCAGTCCGGTGTAGCACCGCTGCGCGCGCGGCTCAATGCCAAGGCACAGCATTTGGTACATGCTTTCGACGGCCTGCGCCGCCGTCCGCGCCACGCTCTGCCCGATCACGAAGTCCACATCGCCCGACGCGAGGAACCGGCGCGCGGCAGCCGTCGTATCGTTGCAAATCACGGTGATCTTATAGGGAAGCTGCGCGCGGCGAATGCCCTCTATGCAGCCGGACACGCTTTGCGTGGCCATATAAATGTAGCGGATATGCTCATCCATGCGCAGTTGATGGTGCACGGTGCGCGCCGTTTCCTGAAATATCTCGTTGCAAAATACGATGGTAACGATACCTCTCCCTTCATGAACCGCCTGAGAAGGCGGAATAAGCTCGCCCAGCCGCTCTTCAAAGCTTTCCACGCGCTTGCGGTGCGAATAAAACTGCATATCGCCCGATACGGCCAGCACGCGCTCGCCCGGGCGCAGGTACTTGGCCATCAGGCCCCCCGCCACACGGCCGGCGCGCGCGACGTCCTGCCCGACATAAAAAGCCGCCGGACACTGCGGCAGCTCGTCCATGCAGGTCACGATGCGCACGCCCTTGTCCGCCGCGCGGTTCAGGCGGGAGGTGATCTCGTTTTCCATGGGCGCGTTGAGGATGACGCCCTCCACCCCTTGCGCGAGCAGCCGGTCGATCGCCTCCGCGTGCTCGCCTACCGAACGCCCTGCAAGCTGCTCAATGATGAGGGAAAACTCCCTTTTATCGGTCTTGGCCAGCGCCGTGCGGATGCCCCGCTGCGAATGACGGAAAAAATAGCGGTCCGGCCAGCCGGGAAGAATCACTCCCGCCGTATGGCGAACCGTGCATTTTTCAATCTGTGAAGGGGAGCGATAGCCTGTTCGCGCCAGCGCGGACAGCACATTCCGCCTGATTTGCGGATGCACATAAGGCCGGTTATGCAACACACGGTCCACGGTGCCGCGCGATACGTTGCACATTTTCGCGATTTGCTCGATCGTTACCTTCATTCCATACAGTCTCCTTGGTCTCGCTTATGTCCGGGCGTGTTTTTGAATCATTATACACTGAGCCTATGGGCATTTCAAAAAACGCACAGTGCACACAATCAAACCAAGGAAAAACACTCTTATTGATGCACAATATATGCAAAAGTACAGGAGCTATCATAGTGAAAACGACGATATAAAATATGCACATTGACTTATTATGGTGAACTATCTAGAATTTTATTGTACGCATCGCACAAATGCTGTGCAGTGTGTGCATCTTATAAACCGGTTAGAGGACCGGCTTATCGGAAGACGCACAGAAAATGAGAAGAGAAAGAAGAGGTACAAACTATGAAAAAGAGACTATTTGCCATGTTGCTCGCTAGCGCGATGTTGACCGGCATGCTGTCCGGCTGCGGCGACAAGCCCGCCGAGCCCACGGCAGACGGCGATTCCGCCGGTACGTCCGACGCGTCCACGCCTGCCGGCGACGGCAACTACTCGATCGACGTGATCCTTAAGACCACGGCTTCCGAGTACTGGCAGTACGTACAGGCCGGCGCGCTGGCCTACGCCAAGGAGAACCCGAACGTAAAGGTAGAAGTCAAGGGCGCGCCGAGCGAGACCTCCTATGACGAGCAGCTGAACATGATCCAGACCGACCTTTCGAGCGATTACGACGGCTACGTCATCGCGCCGCTGCAGGCCGACATGGTCGCCAATCTGGTCAAGGGCCAGACCAAGCCGATCGTCGCGGTTGATACCAAGATCGAAGCACCCGAAGTACTTAGCTTCATCGGCACCGGCAACGAGTCCGCCGGCAAGCTGGGCGGCGAAGCCGCTGCCAAGCTCGCGAAGGAGCGCGGCTGGGAAGAGATCAAGTGCATCGAAATCGCCGGCGTACAGGGCGACACCACCAACACCGACCGTATGAACGGCTACAAGGCTGGCGTTGAAGCTGCCGGCGGCGAGTTCCTCGACAGCGAAGTACAGTACGCGGACGCCGTGCCGGACAAGGCCGTTGCCGCGATGGAAGGCATCATCTCCAAGTTCCCGGAAGGCGTTGCGATCATCTGCGCCAACAACGACGACATGGCGATGGCAGCCGCTAAGGTAGCCGCGGATAACGAAAACTACAAGAACACCGTGTTCCTTGGCTTTGACGGCATCCAGTCCGCCTGCACCGCCATCCTCGAAGGCCGCCTGACGATGTCTGTCGCGCAGCAGGGCTACGAGATGGGCTACAAGTCTGTTGAAGCAGTCGTCAACAAGCTCAATGGTCAGGAGATCGAAGCCTTCATCGACTCCGGCGCCGACATCGTAAACGCGGACAACGCACAGGAGCGCAAGGATACGCTGCAGGGCTATCTGGATTCGGTAAAATAACGATCACACAGGTTTGAGTGCAATCATAAACCAATAATTGACGCCTCTGTCAACAGTTTTGCTGAAAAACGAAAACAGAGGCGTCTCTCTTTCCGCAGGGTCAAAACAAAGCCCCCTCTGCGGTAGCCGGTATTAGCCAACAAGCGGCGGCCGTGACGAACACGGCCTCCGCTTTGGTTTGCCGGGCACGTACGCATCTCGGAGAAAAGGGTGATCTAATATTTATGAGTGAATACGTAGTAGAACTAAAAAACGCTACCAAACGATTTCCGGGCGTGGTGGCGCTGAAAAACATGAGTCTCGCGGTCAAGCCCGGAGAAATACTGGGGCTGATCGGAGAAAACGGCGCGGGCAAGTCGACGCTGATCAAGGTACTGACCGGCGTGCATCAGGCGGATGAAGGGCATATCTATGTCAACGGACAGGAAATGCACTTTAAGGATCCGAACGATTCTGCGGCTGCAGGCATCGCGTGTGTATATCAGGAACTGAATATTGAGCCGCTTTTGAGCATCACGGATAATATTTTTATCAACAAGTGGCTGAAAAAGGGCGGTCTGCTCGATTATTCCGCCATGCATAAAAAGGCCAAGGAGGTCATGGAATCCCTTGGTCAGGATGTCGACCCGACCAAGGCCGCGGGTACGTTCGGCATGGGCGTGCAGCAGATGATTGAGATCGCCAAGGCCGTGCTGATCGACGCGAAAATGATCATCATGGACGAGCCGACCTCTTCCCTTGGCGAAAAAGAAGTAGACCAGCTGATGAAAACGTGCCGCGAGCTCCGCGAGCGCGGAATCGGCATCGTATTTGTTTCGCACAAACTCGAAGAGCTGTTCGAGCTGTGCGACCGCGTAACGGTCATGCGCGACGGCGAGCATATCTGGACCAAAAAAGTGACCGATACCGACAACGACGACCTGATCACCGGCATGGTGGGCCGCAGTCTGGAGAACCAGTTCCCGAAGGAATTCGGCGAAAAGGGCGATTGCGCGCTCAAGGTAGAGGGCCTGCAGGAAGGCGGCGTGCTGTACGACGTCGGCTTCGAGGCTTACAGCGGCCAGATCTTGGGCTTTGCGGGTCTGGTAGGCGCCGGACGCACGGAGACGATGCGCGCGATTTTCGGCGCGGACCCGATCGACGGCGGCAAGGTATACATCCATGGCAAGGAAACGCGCATTGGCTCTCCGCGCGACGCGATCCGCAACAAGATCGCCTTCCTGACCGAGGACCGCAAGGGACAGGGCTTGGTGCTGGCGCAGACCATTCGCACCAACCTGATCATGGCAAATATGAAGGGCTTTTGTAATGGGCCGTTCTTGGATGAAAAGCGGATAGAAGATTCCGGCGAGCAGCACATCAGCTCGCTGCGCATCAAGACGCCGTCGATCGACGAGATCGTCGGCCAGCTGTCGGGCGGCAACCAGCAAAAGGTGGTCATCGGCAAGTGGGTCAACACGGACGCGGACATTTTCATTTTCGACGAGCCGACGCGCGGCATCGACGTCGGCGCAAAGGTCGAGGTCTACAACGTCATGAACAGCCTTGTCATGGCGGGTAAATGCGTGATCATGGTATCGTCGGAAATGCCCGAAATCCTCGGCATGAGCGACCGGGTGGTCGTTATGCGCGGAGGCCGGGTCATGGCGACGATCGATCGCGACAGCAAGCATTTCAACCAAGAGGATATCATGAAAGCTGCATGGGGAGGAACATTAGATGACTAAGACCAAAAAGAAGAGCGCCGGTGCGTCGCAGCTTGGCACACTGATCGCGCTGATACTGCTGTGTATCGTGCTTTCGATCGTAACCAAGGGCAAGTTTCTCAATCCAAGTAATTTAATGAACGTATTGAGCCAAACCTCGTTCAACGCCCTGCTGAGTATCGGCATGCTGCTGTGTCTGATCACGGCCGGCATCGACCTGTCGGTAGGCGCGAATGCAACGTTTTGCGCTTGTATGGCGGGCATGCTGGTACAGCGCGGTTCGAGCAACGCCGTACTGATGCTGGTGATCGCCATTGCCTCCGGCACGCTGATCGGCTGGGTCAACGGCATGCTGCTCACGCGCCTGCACCTGCCTCACCCGTTCGTATCCACCTTGGGCATGAAAAACTTCCTGTGGGGCCTCGCGCTGCTGGTAACCAGCTCGCAGATGGTATCCGGCTTCCCGGCCGGCGTTATGTGGCTGGGCGACGCGCGCGTGTTCAAGTCCTTCGGCGGCGGCGTGCCGGTCAGCTTCCTGCTGGTTATCGTTCTTTACATCATCATGCATGTGTTCCTGACGCGCTCGGCGCTGGGCCGCTCGATCTACTGCGTGGGCGGTAACCCGGAAGCCGCGCGGCTGTCCGGTATCCACTCGGCTAACGTACTTACCTTCTGCTATACCCTTTCCGGCCTGTGCGCGGCCCTCGCGGGCATCGTATCGATCGGCCGTTCGTCCATCACCAACGGCGTTAACGCCGTGCAGCCGTTTGATACCGACGCGATCGCGGCCTGCATCATCGGCGGCGCATCGTTCATGGGCGGCAAGGGCACCATGCTCGGCACCATCATCGGCGCGCTGATCATCGGCGTGCTGCGCAACGGCTTTACGCTGCTGGCCGCTTCCTCGGCCATCCAGAACATGGTGCTTGGCCTTGTTATTATCATCGCCGTCTTTATCGACGTCACGCGTGAGCGCATGGAGGCTAAGGCCCGCCGGCTCGCCGCTAAATAAGCCCATATCATTTCATTTTTCTTCTATTATCCCTAGCAAAGACGCCGACCGCCGGTTTTCCGGCGGTCGGCGTCTTTGTTGCCGTTATCCTGCGGTGTGATCCCGCAATCGTCTATTTCGCGCTCAAACGCATAGGACAGCCCGCCCCGCGCATAGGTTACCGTAAAACGACGAAATGAGGTGCACCGCCATGTTTTGGACGGCCCTGCTCGCGCTTTCGGGCGCATTTTTCTTTTTTGTCCTGCGTGTGCAAGGCGCGGACGGTTCGTTTCCCAAACCGCTTTCGCCCGAAGAGGAACAAGACCTGCTCCGCCGCATGAACGAGGAGGGCGACCAAGACGCCCGCACCGCTCTGATCGAGCACAATCTGCGGCTGGTGGCCCATATTGTAAAGAAGTATTACTCCGACAAATCCGAGCAGGACGATCTGATCTCGATCGGCACGATCGGGCTGATCAAGGCGGTGGGCACCTTCCGGCCGGATAAAAACATTAAGCTGGCTACCTATGCCTCCAAATGCATCCAAAACGAACTGCTCATGCATTTTCGCCAAAAGCGCAAAAGCGCGGGCGAGCTTTCGCTCTCCGACGCGCTCGACACCGACGGCGAGGGCAACGCTCTTGCCCTGATGGACGTGATCTGCTGCGAGGACGAAAACCTTTGCGCCGTGGACGATCACGACCGGTACGACGCCATGTATCAAGCCCTTGCCCATGGCCTGACCCCGCGTGAACGCGAGATCATCCGCCTGCGCTACGGCCTCGGCCTTCCCGCCGCCCTCCCCCAGCGCGAGATCGCCAAACAGCTCGGCATCTCGCGGAGCTATGTATCGCGCATCGAGAAAAAAGCGCTGGAAAAAATGAAGGAGCGGCTCGGGCAGCGAAGCGAATAAGCGGCACGCCGACAGCACGCCGGCGCGCCGCTATGACTTGCCGCCTGGGACAGGGTTCGCGCGGACGGCGTTTTACTTTTCTTGGGCCGGGCGAATCGAGCCGCCCTCTATCCAAGTCACCTCTACGATCTGCCGCCGCAGCGGCGCCTTACCGCCGCCGATACGATCCGTCAGTGTGCTGACGATCAGATCGGCTTGCGCGGCGTTGCCGGGGTCGAGGGTGGTCAGCCGCGGCTGGACGTTCAGCGTCAGGTCGATATTGTCGAACCCGACCAAACCGATATCATCCGGGATACGCAGTCCCAGATCCTGCGCCGCTTCCATCACGCAAATGGCGATCTGGTCGCAGCCGCACAAAAACACCTCCGGCAACGCCGGGTGGGCTTGCAAATAGCGCTTCTGATCATGAAACAGCGTTTCGGTATCCGCGGCGCAGTCGGTCAAGACCCATTCCGGACGGCGTTCCAGCCCCAGCGCGTCGAGCGCGGCCTGAAACCCCATGTATCGTTCCCGCTGTCCAACGCCCAGCGAGACATTGCCCAGAAAGCCGATCTTGCGGTAACCGCGCTCGTACAGCCGGTACACCGCGTTGTGGATGGCGGACAGATTATCCTCCATCACGCAATCTGTGAACCTGTCGCAAAAATAAAACCCGCTGGTGACAACCGGAATGTCCAGATCAAACACCAGATGAATCTGTTCATACGCCATGTCCCCCAGTATGATAATGCCCTTGATACTATTGATCTGGCAGAACGTGCCAAGCTGCTCCCGGGTCATACGGGGATTGAACATGCTTTCTACGATCAGTCCATAGCCCAGACTGTTTAGCCGGCTTTCCAAAAAAGTCTTGAGCTCTGTATAAAAATAAAAGGTGGAAAAATAGCTGGAATCGGTGAAGATACAGATATTTTGCTGGGTCTGTACTTTTCCGCCAGCCGGGGCAAAGCCTGTTTGCGCGCCGCTTTCGTTATAAACATAACCCAGTTCGTCCGCCATGCGAAGGATCTCTTCCCGGGTCTCCTTTTTGATCGTTGGTATATTGCGCAGCGCTAGGGAAACCGTGTTCTGTGATATGTCCAGACGCTTTGCAATGTCCTTCATCGTCACTTTTCCCTTTTTTACTCCTGCTGCGTTTTTCACAAGTTATCAGCCCCTACCGGCGGCGTTGGCCGCCGCAACATTAAAATCTATTTTTGCGCATTATGAGATCGCCTTTTGTTCATTCTACCACAAATTAAGCGAAAAGTCTTTACCCGATCACGCCGTACGGCCGCGCTTATAGGCAGCCGTTCACACGAAATGCCGCCTGCAAGCAAAGCATTCTTGCAGGCGGCGTTTTTCTTTTGGAAAAAGCTTAAAAATCAAACGTGGTGGTCAGCTCCATGGTTCTGCCGGTCTCCGCGGCTTCGTACCCTTTTTCGATGATCTCAATGACGTGAGCGGCGCGGTCCGCCGTGTTGAGCGGCTTTTCTCCGGTTTCCATACATGCGCAGATATGCAGCACATCCTGCACGGTGTGCACGGTTTCAGGCTTGCTGGGCGCGGCGATATCCTCCGCGGGCTGATACCAGCCGTATGTACTGCCATTGACCGGCTGGCTGGTATAGTACTCAAGCGGCACCTCCCGCTTGCTCCAACCGCCGATGCGGGCAATGCCCTTGGTGCCGAACATTTCCACCAGCGGCCCGCAGCGGAACTGCGGCGTGCAGAAATTACCGGTGATGGCCGCAAAGCGGCTTTCGCCAAAGTCGATCAGCAGGTAGGTGTTGTCATCCATTTGCACATCCAGCTTTTTGCCGTTCCAGAAGCGGTCGGGCTCGGCAATGCCGGAAAAACCGCACACGCGCTTGGCGGGACCGAGCAGATTGACCAGCGTGGTGATGGAATACACCGCAACGTCGCCCATCGGTCCGCCGCCCTTTTTGTAATACTGGGAGGGATCGATGCCGAAAAGCTCCTGCTTTTCATGCCCGGGATGACCGCCGAAGCCGCGCGCCCAGCACACCTTGCCCAGCACGCCTTGCTCCATCAGCTTTTTAACCTCTTGATTTTCCGCGAGCACCATCTGGCCCGGCGCGGCGCACAGGATCAGGCCCTTTTCTTTTGCCAGCGCGACCAGCTCGGTCGCTTCCGCGGCGGTCTCGGTAAAGGTTTTTTGACAGTACACGTTCTTACCCGCGAGCAGCGCCTTTTTCACCTGCTGATAGTGCAGCGGGATGGGCGATAACACGATCAGCAGATCCATATCGGCTTCGGCCAGCATTGCGTCATAATCCGTGTAGGCCTTTGCCGAAAAACCGAACTTTTCAATGTGCTCCGCCGCGCGACCGGACACCGGATCGCAGATCGCGGTCACTTCCACCAGATCGCGGATATCCTCGCGGACAAACGCCGGATAATAATCGGTATAGGCAATGAAGCCGCTGCCCAAAACCGCCAATTTAGTTGCCTTGCTCATAATAATAACCTCTTTTCATCTATTTTGTTGAAACATCGTATTGCAGGCCAATCCGCTCCCGTATTGTATCCATGCAGCGCATGACCCGACATGTCGTTTCGATCGGGATCACGTCGCTGTCGGTCTTGCCGTCGCGGACGCACTGGTTAAACGCGCGGATCATAAAATCGTGGTGCTCCTTCTGGGTGGACACCGAGCCGCCGAACGACCGGGTCTCCCATTCGCCGCCGTGCATTTTAATATCGTACGAGGTGGAGTACCAGATGTTATCGATAAAGATTTTCCCCTTGGTGCCGACGATCGTCCAATCCTGCCGCTCCTCGGATTCGATGGAGGCGTTCAGATAGACCGTGCAGCCGTTTTCGTATTGGTACAAGATCGAGGTGGTCTGGTCCACGCCGGTCTCGCCGAAATGCGCCTGCGCGTCGATACGCACCGGATCGCCTCCCGCGAAGAAATCCGCGAGCGACGTGACGTACACGCCCACATCCATCAGCGCTCCGCCGCCGAGTTTGCGGTTGAACATGCGACCCTGCGGCTGATAGGGCGTGATAAAGCTGCAATGGCCCTCCATCAGCACGATATCGCCCAGCGCGCCTTCCAACAGCTTTTGTCTGGCGTCCTGAAACTCCGGTTTGAACCGCGTCCACATGGCCTCCATCAGCAGCAGTCCCTTTTGTTTGGCCAGCGCCATGACCTCTTCCAGTTCCGCCGCGCATAAGGTGATGGGCTTGACGCAAAGCACATGCTTGCCGTGCTCCAGCGCCAGCTTGATCCCCTCCTTATGGAAGCAGTGCGGCGTTGCCACATATACCGCGTCGATCTCCGGATCTTGCAGCATTTCCTCGGGCGAGCCGTAGGCGCGCGGCACGGAAAATTCCTTTTGATACGCCTTTGCGATCTCCAGCGATACATCCGCTATGGCAATGATCTCGCTGTTATCGATCGTTTGGTTCGTTTTGGCGAACATATGCGCGATCCAGCCCGAACCGATAACGCCCCACTTGATTGTTTTCATACCAGTCTCCTTTCCGCTTATAACACAAATAGATAGCCGGCCTTTTATTGACGCACATTCTTGTGCATATCCATAGCGACCGCGGTGGCGATGATCACGCCTTTGATCACTTGCTGCCACATGGGATCGAGGCCAATGAAGTTTAAGCCGTACGAAATGATGTTGAAGATCAATACGCCGATGAACACGCCGCTGACCTTGCCACCGCCGCCCGAAATGGAGAAGCCGCCGACCACGCAGGAGGCGATCGCGTCCATTTCGTAGTTGGTGCCGTAAACGTTGGTCGCGCCCGCCGTCCGCGTCGCTTCCATGATACCGGCGCAGCCGTACAGCACGCTGGCCAGCAGAAACAGGCAAAAGATCGTTAGCCGCACGTTGATGCCCGAAACCACGGCGGCCTGCCGGTTGCCGCCGACCGCGTATATGTTTTTGCCAAATTCGGTGTAATTGAGGATGAACCACATGATCGCCATGATGCCCAGCGCGATGGGGATCAAAATCGGTATCTCGCCGAACAGCCTCGTCTGGCCGATCGCCGCGAAATCCTCCCGCAGACCGCCGACGGGCTGCGAGCCGTTCAGGCCATAGTAAAGCGAGTTAGAGCCGTAAATGATGACCTGCGTGGCCAGCGTGGCAATGATGGCGGGCACATCGAACACCGCGACCAGCGCCCCGCAGAGCGCGCCGAACAGCATGCAGACCAACAGCGCGACGCCGATACCGACCACGAGCGGCAGCTTCGGCAGATTTGGGAAAAACAGATTGGCGTAATCGCGGTCCTGCAGCAGCGACGAGCTGACCACCGCCGACAGGCCGACCATGCGCCCCGTGGTCAGATCGCACCCGCCGATCAGGATCGCCAGACCGCCGCCCAGCGCGACCACCAGCCGGGGCGACATCTGCGTGAGGATGTCGCGCATGACGCGAAGCTGCAAAAACTTGGGCTGTACCACCGCGATGAGCACGACCAGCGCGACCAACGCGATGATGAGCGCGTTATCGCCAATCAAGTGCATGACATGGCGGCGGGACAGATCGACCGTGTCCGCATACCGTTTTTTGCGCACCGCCATATCCAACGCGCCGACCGCGACGGCCACGCCGATCACGATGAGGTAAAGCGGCAGATCGTAAATGCTTTTAGGACCGATCCCATGCAGCAGCACGCCCACGGCCGCAACGGCCGCGCCGGCAAGCAACTGGATCGACGCATATCGTTTTCTGGTGATGGTTCCTTGTTTGGTCATTCTTTCATGCCCTCCATCCTCATTTCGTTTTCAAACGCCGTGGCGAGACGCATGACGCTGACCTGCGACGCCTCCGCGCGCTCTAACATACCGGTCATCCGCCCGGCGCACATCACCATGACGCGGTCGCTCATGCCCAAAAGCTCGGGCATTTCGGAGGAGATCATGATAATGCTTTTGCCCTGCTCCGCGAGGCGGTGCATGATCACATAGATTTCGTATTTCGCGCCGACGTCGATGCCGCGCGTCGGTTCGTCCAGAATCAGGATATCCGGGTCGACGAGCAGCCACCGTGCAAGCAGCATCTTCTGCTGG
Protein-coding regions in this window:
- a CDS encoding ABC transporter permease subunit; translation: MTKQGTITRKRYASIQLLAGAAVAAVGVLLHGIGPKSIYDLPLYLIVIGVAVAVGALDMAVRKKRYADTVDLSRRHVMHLIGDNALIIALVALVVLIAVVQPKFLQLRVMRDILTQMSPRLVVALGGGLAILIGGCDLTTGRMVGLSAVVSSSLLQDRDYANLFFPNLPKLPLVVGIGVALLVCMLFGALCGALVAVFDVPAIIATLATQVIIYGSNSLYYGLNGSQPVGGLREDFAAIGQTRLFGEIPILIPIALGIMAIMWFILNYTEFGKNIYAVGGNRQAAVVSGINVRLTIFCLFLLASVLYGCAGIMEATRTAGATNVYGTNYEMDAIASCVVGGFSISGGGGKVSGVFIGVLIFNIISYGLNFIGLDPMWQQVIKGVIIATAVAMDMHKNVRQ